In Salinibaculum sp. SYNS191, the genomic window AGCTCCTGGCCTCGTCATCGCTGACCTGCCCGAACGAGTCGTAGAACTGCCCGACTGCCCCGAAGTACGGCGGCGTCTCGACGCAGATGACCTCGTCGGCCTCGTCGCGGAGTCGCTCGACCGTGTCCGGCGGTGCGACCGGGACAGCCAGGACGACGCGTTCCGCGTCGGCGTCCTGAACCTGTCTGATGCAGGCGATGGTCGTCGCACCGGTCGCGACCCCGTCGTCGACGACGAGGACGGTCTTTCCGCCCACGTCGAGCGGCGGGCGCGTCCCCCGGTACCGCTCGACTTTCCGTCTCGCGGCCTCGTGTTCCCGTTCTATCTCCGCGTCGATGTACGAGTCCGCGACGTCGAGTTGCGCTATCAGCGACTCGTTGAGCCAGACGCTCCCGTCGCTGGCGACGGACCCGATGGCGAGTTCCGGATTCGCCGGCGACCCGAGCTTGCGCGCGGAGACGATGTCGAGCGGGACGCCGAGTCGCTCCGCGACGGCGTGCCCGACTGGCAGGCCACCGCGTGGAATCGCGAGGACGATGTCCGCCTCGACACCTCGCTCTTCGAGCAGGTCGGCGAGCCGTCGGCCGGCGTCGGTTCGGTCCGTGAACATTGTCAGTCCCCGCTAGAACTTCGCCGGCCAGCCAATTGAACTATTCGGGGACCGGTCACGACGGGACCCGGCCTCGGTCGGGCGACTGCACGACGACAGACTCGGTCCGCCCTGGCGGCGGGTCATTCGACGTCGATGTCTATCTTCCGGGCGGCTTCGGCCTCCGTCTTCGGGAGCGTGATGGTCAGGACGCCGTTTTTCATTCGTGCCGTCACGTCGTCCGCGTCCACCTTCTCCGGGAGTGGCACGGACCGCTGTGCGAACTCGTGGTGACGCTCGTGTCGCAGTACTGTTCCCTCCTCCTGATCGACCAGCTGCTCGTGTCCGGCCTCGATGCGGAGCGTGTGTTCCGTGACCGTGACGTCGACGTCGTCGCGCTCGAAGCCGGGCAGGTCGACGGTCACGACGAACTCCCCCTCGCCGTCGACGAGGTCTATCGGCAGCGACTCGCCCTCGGACCACCACGCGAGCGTTCTCCCAGATTCCCATGCCTCCGACGCTTCGTCGAACTGCTGGCTCATGCGTTCGAACAGCCGCTCTAACATCTCGAATGGATTACCACGCTGGCTCATTCTCTGACTCTCCACGTCTCACTACGCCGACCAGCATCATATACTGGCGGGCCAACCGACGCCGAGGCGGGGAGCGTCGCCCTCCCGGCCGGGAGTGCGAGACCCCGACGTGTCGCTGGCGTCACCGCGCCGGCTGTGCACACGGGGGTCTTATTTCCCAGAACCGCCTACGTAGTCCTGTGATGGCATTTGCAAACGTCGGGCGCGAGAGCGTCCGGAGGGCACGCGAGCACCTGGAGGAGTGGACGTTCGAGGCGCGCGACCGCGCCTACGGCGAGCGCTTCGACGGGCCGGACGCCGTGGTGACCGACGAGGAACTGCAGTTGCTCGACCGCATCGACTCGGACCTGACCCGTCGCAGCGGCGAGGGCCTCTGGGACGCCGACGAATACGCCATCGTTCCGGCCGGCGGGGCCGACGCGGGGGACGCTCGCGTGGTCTGCACCTACCACCCCGAGATTCCCTACGAGGGGTTCCGGGGCGAGGAGAGCCTCAGCGAGGCCACGCGGGAGGAACTCAACGACGTCCTCTGGGACTACGCCGAACGCGTCGCGGCGCTCGTCGAGGCGGACCTCGAGACGTTCCTCCAGACGTCCCGCTCGGACGGCGGGGACTAGCCGGCGGGACGTGCCACGACAACGGCGCGAGCTGTCGAGCCCGCGCCGTGGCACTGGCGGGCGAACATCTATGTGTGCAACTGCCCGATACAGCAGGTATGGAGGAACACTACGTCGACCAGATAATGTCACAGCCGGTGGAGACCGTCTCGCCGACGACGACGCTCCAGGACGCCGCAGCCGAGATGGTTCGACACGACGTCGGTGCCCTCGTCGTCCTGGACGACGCGGACCGCTTCCGGGGACTCCTCACCGAGGCCGACTTCGTCCTGCTGGCCAGAGACGGGCGGTCCCCCTCCGACTCGGCCGTGGCCGAGGTCATGCGGACCGACGTCGTCACCACCTCGCGGGTCACGCCGGTCAGCGAGGCCGCCACGACGATGCTCGACCATCTGGTTCACCACGTCCCGGTGGTCGACGGCGGCGAGGTCGTCGGGATGCTCACGAGCATGGACGTCGCGTCGTCGTTCGTCCGTTGACCGTCACCCGGCCACACGACAGTCCCGCCCGCTGCCCCTACTCTGGGGTTCCCGTCTCGTCCGCCGAGTGCATCGAGTGCGTGACCGACTGCCGGGTGTGAGCGCCGAAGACATCTGACGACTGCCAGGACCTGCCGGGACGGATTCGGTAGTCGCGGGATACCTGCCACACACGCCGCGCTTCGACCGGGTGTCCCTCGCTGCAGCCGTGGGATCTGGCGTCCCTGACAGTAACCGGTTCCTTCGAGGCTTACATCTATATCTGTGTCATTGCTACTGGGGAGTAATTCCGGCTTATCGGGCGCGACCGGACCGTCCGCCGGGCAATGCTGGCGGGACCCGGATGGAGCGCTGCGGAGTAGTCGAACCGCTGTCGGTGCCGTCGCTCGCCGGCGCGCCCGCCGGTCCCCGGGCAGCGATAGCCCCGTCGGGGGCGCTTCAGCCGTCGACTCGATACTCGGTGATGCGGATGTCGACGCTCCTCGCGGTCCCGCTGAGGTCGTCCTCGACGTACTTCTCCTCGAAGTGTTCGGCCGCTTCCTGCGTGGCGAACACCCGTCCACCGACGACGGTCCAGCCCTCCTCGGTTCGCTTCTCGACCGCGTAGACCTCCTGTTTCATACTGACTGTCGGTGCGACCCTTACCCCCGCTACCCTTCACCTTCGGACTGGTACGGTTCGCCGACCGCCTCCCGCGGCAGGAGGTTCATCACCTCGGTCGAGACGTCGTTCTTCGACTCGAAGACGTCGTCGCTCGACTCCGCGAGGACGTTCCCGAGGTTCTCCTCGCCGTCGGCCAGCACGAGCGTCACGTCCTCCCACTCGCTCACTAGTTTCTCCCGCGTCGCAGGGAACTCGACGCCCGAGAGTACCGTCTCCAGTTCGTTGAGCCTGATTTCCCGCATGGTTGTCAGCACGCGCCCGCGCATCTTATAGCTACCCTCCGGCACTGGAGGGACCGGCTGTGTCGGGTGGTTCGTCGGGGCACGGGTCAGAGGCGTTCCCGCGGCCGGTCACTGCGAGCTTCCGAGTGCGTCGGAGACGTTCCGCAGTTCCGCGCGCATCTCCCGGTGTTTGACGAGCGCGAAGCCGACGAAGATGGTCAGGAACCCGGCGACGCTGAGCGGGCTGAGCGTCTCTTCGAGCAGCAGCCAGCCCAGGACTGCGGTGAAGACGGGCGCGGCGTAGGACACGAGGTTTATCTCGACAGCACCCAGTTCGTCGAGCAACTGGAAGTAGAGGACCGCACTGAACGCGCTCCCGACGACGCCGAGATAGAGGATTGCACCGAGTGCTGCACCCGTCAGTTCGACCCCGGCCAGCGACTCGTCGGGCAACCCGACGCTGATGCCGTGCAGGAACAGAGCCCCGAAGACGTTCGACCAGGCGACGAACCCCTCCGTCGAGAGGTCGCTCCCGGCGCGTTGCACCAGCACGCTCCCGAAGGCGAGACAGGCCGTCGACAGCACCACCAGGAGCGCACCGATGGACTCGCTCCGGAAGGGCGGTGTCAGGTCCGGTCGCGCGACGAGTGTCACGCCGAGAAAGCCCAGGGCCAGCCCCACGATGCCGAGGCCGGAGAGGCGGTCCTGTGGAAGCAGGACCCACCCGAACAGCGCCGCGAGAATCGGGTTCGTGGCGACCAGGATTGCGGCGACGCCGCTGGTCACCCCCTGCTGTCCGACGAACAGGAAGCCGTTGTACAGCCCCACGAAGAACACGGCCCCCAGCGACACGAGCCACCAGTCCGCTCGACTCCGGGGATACCACCGCGTCGTGACAGTTGCCGCGTACCCGAGCGTGAGCACTGCCGCGATGTCGTGTCGCAGCGCGGCGAACAGCACCGGCGGCACGTGCGGCAGACCGATTTTGACAAACACGAACAGCGACCCCCATATCAGGGCGAGAATTGTGAAGAGAATCGACACTCGTCGCGCGTTCACCGACCGACACCTCGAACAACCGACCGTTTTTCAGAAATCTCGACTATCGTGTCGTTCTTCCAACCGGTACTGTCGATAGATATTGATACATCCGTGCCTCGTCCCGGGTGTCCACGCGGTTCCCGGCAGTCATCACGTCGACGGTCCTGCCGTGCTCGCGCGCGCTTCCCGGCCCGACTGTGGTATTCCAGAATCATAGAACGTTGCGTGGACGGTGCGATAGCCTTCCCGACTCCTGTTTTGTGAGGGGGTGGTATATACATCACGACGCACATGTGCGAATCTTAAGTGGCCCCGCTATCGCGACAGAGAACTCGCCTACGGAGACCCTCGCCGCGGCCGACCACGCCCTCTCGCCCGGGACCTCCTCGCGGGTAATGCAATCGAACCGCCACGTATAGCCTAGCTAACCTGACCAAAGGGTGTTCGCTGGACCGGGCGCGAGGATTCGGGACCCGGCGTCTCGGGCAGACGGCGACTCGTCGGAACGGTTCTGACGTACTTACGGTCGTATGGCTGTAATGGAAACTATTCTGTGTTGATAGAACTGGCGGTCGGGTCGCGGGTCAGCGGTCGACGGCCGAGGCACCGTTGTACTTGATGCGGATGATGTCGGCCGCTTCCGTGACTTTCCCCGGGAGCACGTCCTCGAAATAGTCGCCCTTGATGCGGCTCGCCGGTCCCGAGATCGAGACCGTTCCGATGACGCCGTCGAGTCCCCGGACCGGTGCGGCGACGCCGCGGATACCGACGGCGGACTCCTCCCTGTCCCGTGCGACGCCCTCCTCGCGTATCGTCTCCAGTTCGGCCTTCAGTTCCTCGCGGTCGGTGATGGTGTTCGGCGTCATGGATTTCAGCCCGTGCGTGTCGAGTACCTCGTCGACTCGCTGTTCGTCCATGTGTGCGAGGACCACCTTCCCGCTCGCCGTCGAGTTCAGGTGCCACCGGCTTCCCATCGTGTACGCGCCGCTCTCGACGGCGTCGTCGCCGCCCGTCTTGTAGAGGTAGTAGCCCCGGCCCTGCTCTTCGACCATCAGCCAGACGAACTCACCCGTCTCCGCCGCCAGGTCGTCCGCTGGCTCGGTGCCGTGGACGTACAGCGGGTAGTTCTGTTTGATCCTGTTGCCGATTTCGTAGTATCTGAGGCCCGGCCGGTAGCGGCCGTCTTCTTCCACGGCGAATC contains:
- a CDS encoding phosphoribosyltransferase, with amino-acid sequence MFTDRTDAGRRLADLLEERGVEADIVLAIPRGGLPVGHAVAERLGVPLDIVSARKLGSPANPELAIGSVASDGSVWLNESLIAQLDVADSYIDAEIEREHEAARRKVERYRGTRPPLDVGGKTVLVVDDGVATGATTIACIRQVQDADAERVVLAVPVAPPDTVERLRDEADEVICVETPPYFGAVGQFYDSFGQVSDDEARSYLTEE
- a CDS encoding Hsp20/alpha crystallin family protein, coding for MSQRGNPFEMLERLFERMSQQFDEASEAWESGRTLAWWSEGESLPIDLVDGEGEFVVTVDLPGFERDDVDVTVTEHTLRIEAGHEQLVDQEEGTVLRHERHHEFAQRSVPLPEKVDADDVTARMKNGVLTITLPKTEAEAARKIDIDVE
- a CDS encoding DUF7539 family protein is translated as MAFANVGRESVRRAREHLEEWTFEARDRAYGERFDGPDAVVTDEELQLLDRIDSDLTRRSGEGLWDADEYAIVPAGGADAGDARVVCTYHPEIPYEGFRGEESLSEATREELNDVLWDYAERVAALVEADLETFLQTSRSDGGD
- a CDS encoding cyclic nucleotide-binding/CBS domain-containing protein; this encodes MEEHYVDQIMSQPVETVSPTTTLQDAAAEMVRHDVGALVVLDDADRFRGLLTEADFVLLARDGRSPSDSAVAEVMRTDVVTTSRVTPVSEAATTMLDHLVHHVPVVDGGEVVGMLTSMDVASSFVR
- a CDS encoding DUF5789 family protein, yielding MREIRLNELETVLSGVEFPATREKLVSEWEDVTLVLADGEENLGNVLAESSDDVFESKNDVSTEVMNLLPREAVGEPYQSEGEG
- a CDS encoding DMT family transporter; the protein is MNARRVSILFTILALIWGSLFVFVKIGLPHVPPVLFAALRHDIAAVLTLGYAATVTTRWYPRSRADWWLVSLGAVFFVGLYNGFLFVGQQGVTSGVAAILVATNPILAALFGWVLLPQDRLSGLGIVGLALGFLGVTLVARPDLTPPFRSESIGALLVVLSTACLAFGSVLVQRAGSDLSTEGFVAWSNVFGALFLHGISVGLPDESLAGVELTGAALGAILYLGVVGSAFSAVLYFQLLDELGAVEINLVSYAAPVFTAVLGWLLLEETLSPLSVAGFLTIFVGFALVKHREMRAELRNVSDALGSSQ
- a CDS encoding IclR family transcriptional regulator; translation: MSDRPGDGGHSKIQSVGASLDLVMALTNEGPMTITELAEALDRSPSNVLAHLRTLQERGFAVEEDGRYRPGLRYYEIGNRIKQNYPLYVHGTEPADDLAAETGEFVWLMVEEQGRGYYLYKTGGDDAVESGAYTMGSRWHLNSTASGKVVLAHMDEQRVDEVLDTHGLKSMTPNTITDREELKAELETIREEGVARDREESAVGIRGVAAPVRGLDGVIGTVSISGPASRIKGDYFEDVLPGKVTEAADIIRIKYNGASAVDR